From Malassezia restricta chromosome VIII, complete sequence, the proteins below share one genomic window:
- a CDS encoding cullin-associated NEDD8-dissociated protein 1 → MAVSRSGSTPRLEVLLDDMRSTDSDVRYMALHDLLGVVRQHTSELRGSRQEHEAVERVLELLQDTHSEVKNLAVTALGVFATRLRDDHVTRMMEVVCAGMRSSLEEERDICASALRTLLHDLSQAGDKAARWKEGIVHYVTPLLASQLEVRDYGLQATALSALHDVLLQAGPLVAAQAPLEQVVAETLLSKLAADHSSLVRRAMQGLGVLCQLCSAHTYDAVLERGLAGQPLSAHTSVQLLGVLARETPQRLSPHVPTYVPRVLSVLRHALGTDDDVGETCLATLQALVCIGSMDASCVSAATEAALAALTYDPNAMDMDEDDDITTDDDELELDDVSDDDDMSWRIRRAACRVLGTLYEHGTMDASHAPHIAASLTDRLNEREETVRLEALAALMQVLRVAPRALGPHTQMVSALSSWRSATAQVAALQALTALVASLGADLPQSDTALRMALSVIEDDAAASHYSQGRCMAGLELLKQMCLSAPSVVLTDVDRVSSTLAQVSCQPYHRTALEALAVGPPFFVHVAPQAPAACAERLCEVLCRPWDHATALDASLVALDAALCSVGPRLASLPRLLQVISTRLQDPVTRARCVQAVQDVMTCRSLQTCMPVHELGRQSLPLLASLAHHRDMGAAALHALHSVAVVLPSDAQPTVLELLQRPMPPLDAPTLPPTLALAQQAVQYDPPVAHHVAKWVLPAMLPALADVPPPALEAFFALLTSLASAEDALAPRLVEALEQAWEAHCAQRSVHMPLVFAQCLVAAATASASIDVVLARVEALMNMPDAVPQTLAHYTIGVLGQRSLLAGWPHAKTVYERMGSMHGQGTGSMFALGGMLLGDQHFLAPVAERLAEDEPGVLPILREAFAMASETQTRELAPSVWSYLIRPKLLSAEPDACTECIARIVYADTSLLTELAQLVHSQHEQHRAMALGALRTLLSLDRQQALDIQPHFSAFMERLSDPCLSVRHASVLALHAALNSRAALVMQHADLVLPLLYETTVVREELKRSVRMGPFTVIQDDGLDLRKNAHETLFTLVDTCLDQVRTRDVLDCVLRALSDDDSIKLLGCLMILRLADLECADVAAYLDAIAPKLHAVLTRKLRDNATKQEVEKASEITHASLRVLARLSPMASSHPAWSDLITQTRASPQGPAFLALLAEQEDLT, encoded by the coding sequence ATGGCGGTGTCCCGCAGCGGGTCGACGCCGAGGCTCGAAGTGTTGTTGGATGATATGCGATCGACGGATTCGGATGTGCGGTAcatggcgctgcacgaTCTGTTGGGGGTGGTGAGGCAGCACACGTCAGAGCTGCGTGGCAGTCGGCAAGAGCACGAGGCGGTGGAGCGCGTGTTGGAGCTGCTCCAGGACACCCATTCGGAGGTCAAGAACCTGGCTGTGACGGCCCTCGGCGTGTttgcgacgcgcctgcgtgaTGACCATGTGACAAGGATGATGGAGGTGGTGTGTGCcggcatgcgctcgtcccTGGAGGAAGAGCGCGATATTTGTGCCTCAGCGCTGCGGACGTTGCTGCACGACCTGTCCCAGGCTGGCGAcaaggcggcgcgctggaAGGAGGGAATCGTGCACTACGTCACGCCCCTCCTCGCGAGTCAGCTCGAGGTGCGCGACTATGGCCTCCAGGCCACAGCTCTCAGTGCGCTCCATgacgtgctgctgcaggcaGGTCCGCTGGTCGCTGCACAGGCACCTCTGGAGCAGGTGGTCGCAGAGACGCTGCTCTCCAAGTTGGCTGCAGATCACTCGTCGCTCGTCCGCCGTGCGATGCAGGGCCTGGGCGTCCTGTGCCAGCTGTGCTCGGCGCACACCTACGACGCCGTCCTGGAACGTGGCCTGGCGGGACAGCCGTTGTCGGCCCACACGTCCGTGCAGTTGCTGGGTGTGCTCGCACGCGAGACGCCACAGCGCCTCTCCCCGCATGTGCCAACGTACGTCCCACGCGTCCTATCCGTCCttcggcacgcgctcggcacggacgacgacgtcggcgagaCGTGCCTCGCCACCCTGCAGGCACTCGTGTGTATCGGCTCCATGGACGCTTCGTGCGTATCTGCCGCTACAGAGGCGGCCCTCGCGGCCCTCACCTACGATCCAAATGCcatggacatggacgaagacgatgatATCAccacggacgacgacgagctcgagctgGATGACGTAtcggacgacgatgacATGTCGTGGCGTATccgacgcgcggcatgccgcgtcCTGGGCACATTGTacgagcacggcacgatggatgcatcgcacgcaccgcaCATCGCTGCATCGCTCACAGACCGCCTGAACGAGCGCGAAGAGACCGTGCGCTTGgaagcgctcgctgcgctgATGCAGGTGCTTCGCGTCGCGCCTCGTGCGCTCGGACCACACACGCAGATGGTAAGTGCGCTgagctcgtggcgcagcgccacaGCCCAAGtcgccgcgctgcaggccCTGACCGCGCTTGtcgcgtcgctgggcgcggATCTGCCTCAGTCTGATACAgcgctgcgcatggcgctcagCGTCATCGAAgacgatgcagcagcatcgcATTATAGCCAGGGTCGGTGCATGGCCGgtctcgagctgctcaagcaaATGTGTTTGTCAGCGCCCTCAGTCGTGCTCACGGACGTCGATCGCGTCTCGAGCACGCTAGCTCAAGTGAGCTGTCAGCCTTACCACCGGACGGCGCTCGAAGCCTTGGCGGTCGGCCCTCCCTTTTTTGTACACGTGGCCCCACAGGCCccggccgcctgcgccgagcgcctgTGTGAAGTCTTGTGTCGCCCATGGGACCATGCGACCGCACTCGACGCATCGCTCGTGGCACTCGACGCAGCTTTGTGCTCGGTCGGCCCTCGTCTGGCATCGCTGCCTCGGCTCCTGCAGGTGATCTCCACGCGTCTCCAGGACCccgtgacgcgcgcgcggtgcgtgcaggcggtgcaggaTGTGATGACATGCCGATCGCTGCAGACGTGCATGCCTGTACATGAGCTGGGCCGCCAGAGTCTGCCCCTGTTGGCCTCCCTCGCCCATCACCGGGATATGGGGGCCGCAGCGCTGCACGCCTTGCATAGCGTCGCTGTCGTGCTGCCGAGCGATGCACAGCCCAccgtgctcgagctgctgcagcgccccatgccgccgctcgacgcTCCTACAttgccaccgacgctggcgctggcgcagcaggcggtGCAATACGATCCGCCCGTCGCACACCACGTGGCCAAGTGGGTGCTGCCAGCCATGCtgccggcgctcgcggaTGTGCCGCCACCCGCGCTCGAAGCCTTCTTTGCGCTGCTCACGTCCTTGGCGTCGGCAGAAGATGCTCTGGCGCCCAGGCTCGTcgaagcgctcgagcaggccTGGGAAGCGCATTGTGCGCAGCGCTCCGTGCACATGCCGCTGGTGTTTGCCCAATGCCTCGtggccgccgccaccgcgagcgcctcgattGATGTGGTGCTAGCGCGTGTAGAGGCGCTCATGAATATGCCGGATGCCGTGCCACAAACCCTCGCGCATTACACGATCGGcgtgctcggccagcgctCCCTGCTGGCAGGCTGGCCACACGCCAAGACGGtgtacgagcgcatggGGAGCATGCACGGCCAAGGCACCGGTAGCATGTTTGCGTTGGGTGGCATGCTGCTGGGGGACCAGCATTTCTTGGCGCCGGTGGCCGAGCGCCTGGCCGAGGACGAGCCCGGCGTGTTGCCTATACTACGGGAGGCGTTTGCTATGGCATCCGAGACACAGACGCGCGAGTTGGCGCCCAGCGTGTGGTCGTACCTGATCCGCCCGAAGCTGCTGAGCGCCGAGCCAGATGCTTGCACGGAATGCATCGCGCGGATCGTGTATGCTGATACGAGCCTCCTGACAgagctggcgcagctcgttCATTCACAGCACGAACAGCATCGGGCTATGGCCCTGGGCGCCCTCCGCACGCTTCTCTCGTTGGACCGTCAGCAAGCTCTGGATATCCAGCCGCACTTCTCGGCCTTTATGGAGCGTCTCAGTGATCCATGCCTGTCAGTGCGCCACGCCTCTGTGCTGGCCCTGCATGCGGCGTTGAACAGCCGGGCCGCTCTCGTCATGCAGCACGCTGACCTTGTCCTCCCGCTCCTGTACGAAACGACCGTGGTGCGAGAGGAGCTCAAGCGCAGCGTGAGGATGGGCCCATTCACCGTGATCCAAGATGACGGGCTGGACCTGCGCAAGAATGCGCACGAAACGCTGTTTACGCTCGTGGATACGTGCCTGGATCAGGTACGAacacgcgacgtgctggacTGTGTGCTCCGCGCTCTAAGTGACGACGACAGCATCAAACTCCTCGGCTGCCTCATGATCCTGCGACTGGCCGACCTCGAGTGTGCTGATGTCGCAGCCTACCTCGACGCCATCGCCCCGAAACTCCACGCGGTACTTACGCGCAAACTGCGCGATAATGCCACGAAACAAGAGGTGGAAAAGGCATCAGAGATCACACATGCTTCCCTGCGTGTGCTTGCGCGCCTATCGCCTATGGCCTCGTCCCATCCAGCCTGGTCCGACCTGATCACGCAAacgcgcgcctcgccgcaGGGCCCAGCGTtcctcgcgctgctggccgagcaAGAAGATCTTACGTAG
- a CDS encoding transcription elongation regulator 1 yields the protein MDEPDKPKDKVPIPGTDGWLRVTTTHGHVFYAQKKTKRSEWTMPEEIRPAVLAWEASLEPAPKKMRTEAPEDEATTPEPLPVEADEFAHLSFEEGKVLFMDMLTSLNGTPREVNPIAPWDRELPKFVHERAYRALPTLEDRQDVFNEWCKYRLREKRAKKPSASQDAFRALLRAQVASTRTTFAAFRDAFQRDPAYEAMVRDHAESGAASLFEAWLSELKQRKLQQAEAAEQDFLALLTEKISSKDEWAVAKKTPGLATDPRYDAVGSATRRSELYQAWCRRPSQRLSKEERQAQALEHREAQVRREHAKHARHAHSARSDALEEQYETYLRQRLVDTVRDPWMAWEDAKHLVDGRRALFDEHMEHLRGKRRDLLAKLFAKHAQDALQTGGDVILPLVRADPAYIESALPRFVGDTHQGQQHTTLEAEFDAWDQWRHAQARREFQDMLRENAFVDFWGRLQKRDKGEADTVEAEDEDDEGTMVSLLDMASQLDIQAMESVLKMDKRYKVFAHVPEQRTAWVRAYLQSLSVPKRAVRLRNE from the coding sequence ATGGATGAGCCAGACAAGCCGAAGGATAAAGTGCCGATTCCCGGCACGGATGGATGGCTCCGTGTCACAACCACACATGGACATGTATTCTATGCCCAGAAAAAGACCAAGCGGTCTGAATGGACGATGCCGGAAGAGATTCGTCCGGCTGTTTTGGCATGGGAAGCGTCTCTTGAGCCTGCTCCCAAGAAAATGCGTACGGAGGCGCCTGAAGACGAAGCGACCACGCCTGAGCCTTTGCCCGTGGAAGCAGACGAATTTGCCCACCTCTCTTTCGAGGAGGGCAAAGTCCTTTTTATGGACATGCTCACGTCACTGAATGGCACACCTCGCGAGGTGAATCCCATCGCTCCATGGGATCGTGAACTGCCCAAGTTTGTACACGAGCGTGCGTATCGCGCCTTGCCTACGCTGGAAGATCGACAGGACGTCTTTAATGAGTGGTGCAAGTACCGTCTCCGTGAAAAGCGCGCCAAGAAACCCTCAGCCTCTCAGGACGCCTTCCGTGCACTTCTTCGAGCCCAGGTGgcatcgacgcgcacgacgtTTGCGGCCTTTCGGGACGCATTTCAGCGTGATCCGGCGTACGAAGCCATGGTGCGAGACCATGCCGAGTCGggagctgcgtcgctctTTGAAGCATGGCTTTCTGAACTCAAGCAGCGCAAACTCCAGCAGGCCGAAGCAGCCGAGCAAGACTttcttgcgctgctcacgGAAAAGATTTCGTCCAAAGATGAGTGGGCCGTGGCGAAAAAGACGCCCGGTCTAGCTACCGATCCTCGCTATGACGCGGTGGGAAGTGCGACACGCCGTTCTGAGCTCTACCAAGCGTGGTGCCGACGTCCCTCGCAGCGTCTTTCCAAAGAAGAGCGacaggcacaggcgctcgaACATCGCGAGGCGCAAGTCCGTCGTGAACATGCCAaacatgcgcggcatgcacaCTCGGCGCGCTCTGATGCGCTTGAAGAGCAATACGAGACGTATCTCCGGCAGCGGCTGGTCGATACGGTCCGCGATCCATGGATGGCTTGGGAGGATGCCAAGCACTTGGTCGAtggacgccgcgctctgTTTGATGAGCATATGGAGCATTTGCGAGGAAAGCGGCGTGATCTGCTGGCCAAGCTGTTTGCGAAGCATGCACAGGATGCGTTGCAGACCGGTGGCGATGTCATTTTGCCGCTGGTACGTGCGGATCCAGCCTACATCGAGTCGGCCCTACCGCGGTTCGTGGGCGACACGCATCAGgggcagcagcacacgACGCTGGAAGCCGAGTTTGATGCATGGGACCAGTGGCGCCATGCTCAGGCCCGGCGCGAGTTTCAGGACATGCTACGTGAGAATGCCTTTGTCGATTTTTGGGGACGTTTGCAAAAGCGAGACAAGGGCGAGGCAGACACCGTCGAGGCggaagacgaggacgacgagggGACCATGGTGTCATTACTGGATATGGCATCACAGCTAGATATACAGGCGATGGAATCGGTGCTCAAGATGGATAAGCGGTACAAGGTATTTGCGCATGTCCCAGAACAGCGCACCGCGTGGGTTCGTGCGTATTTGCAGTCGCTCAGCGTGCCGAAAAGGGCGGTGCGCCTACGAAATGAATAG
- a CDS encoding vacuolar protein 8, with translation MGICYSCCVGSRSPQYEPLLLDNERDAVADLLQYLENRSETNFFAGEPLRALSTLSFSDNVDLQRSAALAFAEITEKEVCEVGRETLEPVLFLLQSHDVEVQRASSAALGNLAVNAENKLLIVKLGGLEPLIRQMLSPNVEVQCNAVGCITNLATHDDNKSKIAKSGALVPLTRLARSKDIRVQRNAAGALLNMTHSDENRQQLVNAGAISVLVSLLSSADTDVQYYCTTALSNIAVDSVNRKKLAQSEPRLVQNLIGLMESGSLKVQCQAALALRNLASDEKYQIEIVRSNGLPPLLRLLRSSFLPLILSAAACVRNVSIHPINESPIIDAGFLYPLIELLSHEENEELQCHAISTLRNLAASSERNKAAIIDAGAVERIKELVLHAPLSVQSEMTACTAVLALSEDLKPQLLDMGICEVLLPLTDSPSIEVQGNSAAALGNLSSKADDYAPFNAVWDKPAGGLHGYLVRFLESEDTTFQHIAVWTLIQLLESGNHELEQHIRDSPHLLDLVRQLQSRIGTFESEHEQADTSTAADTSGQDVSPEREIAALSRRIEEILFEESDDGTSDAK, from the coding sequence ATGGGAATCTGCTACAGTTGTTGTGTGGGATCTCGAAGTCCTCAGTATGAGCCTCTGTTGTTGGATAATGAGCGCGACGCAGTAGCTGATCTGCTGCAGTACCTGGAGAATCGCTCCGAGACCAACTTTTTCGCTGGCGAGCCATTACGAGCCCTTTCGACGCTGTCGTTTAGCGATAATGTCGATCTACAGCGTAGCGCAGCTCTTGCCTTTGCAGAAATCACAGAGAAGGAGGTCTGTGAGGTCGGTCGCGAGACACTTGAGCCAGTGCTGTTCCTGCTCCAATCGCATGACGTGGAAgtgcagcgtgcgtcgagtgcggcgctcggTAACCTTGCCGTGAATGCAGAGAACAAGCTTTTGATTGTGAAGCTCGGTGGTCTGGAGCCCCTTATTCGCCAGATGCTCAGCCCGAACGTTGAGGTACAGTGCAACGCCGTCGGTTGCATCACGAACCTCGCTACTCATGACGATAACAAGTCCAAGATTGCCAAGTccggcgcgctcgtcccTCTGACGCGTCTGGCACGCTCGAAGGATATTCGCGTGCAACGCAACGCGGCTGGTGCACTCCTGAATATGACGCACAGTGACGAAAACCGTCAGCAACTTGTGAATGCAGGTGCCATTTCCGTGCTGGTTTCGCTACTTAGTAGTGCTGACACAGACGTGCAATACTATTGCACGACAGCACTTAGCAATATTGCCGTCGACAGTGTGAACCGCAAGAAACTTGCACAGAGCGAGCCACGCCTTGTACAGAACCTAATTGGGCTGATGGAGAGCGGCAGTCTCAAGGTGCAATGCCAGGCTGCATTGGCACTCCGCAACTTGGCCAGTGATGAAAAGTACCAAATTGAGATTGTGCGTTCCAACGGCCTTCCGCCACTCTTGCGTCTGCTGCGCTCATCGTTCCTTCCACTGATTCTCTCGGCCGCAGCTTGTGTGCGGAATGTGTCGATTCACCCCATAAATGAGAGTCCGATCATTGATGCCGGCTTCTTGTATCCTCTCATTGAGCTCTTGAGTCATGAAGAAAACGAGGAGCTGCAATGTCACGCTATCAGTACGTTGCGGAACCTGGCTGCCAGTAGCGAGCGGAACAAGGCTGCCATCATTGACGCAGGTGCGGTAGAGCGTATCAAGGAGCTGGTTCTGCATGCACCGCTTAGTGTGCAAAGCGAGATGACGGCCTGCACGGCTGTATTGGCTCTCTCGGAGGACCTCAAGCCACAGCTATTGGATATGGGTATTTGCGAGGTCCTGTTGCCCCTGACGGATTCGCCGTCGATTGAGGTGCAGGGCAATTCCGCGGCAGCGCTCGGTAACCTAAGCAGCAAGGCCGATGACTATGCGCCGTTCAACGCGGTGTGGGACAAGCCCGCAGGCGGTTTACATGGCTATCTGGTGCGTTTCCTCGAGTCAGAGGACACGACATTCCAGCACATTGCGGTGTGGACTCTGATTCAGCTCCTCGAGAGTGGCAACCATGAACTTGAGCAGCACATTCGCGACAGTCCACATCTGCTTGACTTGGTACGCCAGCTGCAGTCCCGGATCGGCACGTTTGAGAgcgagcacgagcaggCCGACACGAGCACGGCAGCAGACACATCTGGACAGGACGTGTCTCCGGAACGCGAAATCGCCGCCTTGTCGCGGCGGATCGAAGAGATTCTATTTGAAGAGAGTGACGATGGCACATCTGATGCCAAGTGA
- a CDS encoding homoserine O-acetyltransferase codes for MSGCFEIPGPTSPLAVGQKQRYLCVPTFQIDAGDVLHNVPVAFQTWGTLNPDKDNAILACHPISGNANVEEWWTPLFGPGHVLDTSKYFIVCCNAIGSPYGTLSPLTRKGGEDVSGGTWKCSPHVHAPDEQTEQLWWGPDLPKTTIRDDVRLQKHVLDFLGVEQLACVMGGSMGGATSLEWPLCFPVRFPSSPDALVTMAPEQKPYVRSIVVLAASARHSAWCIAWCEIQRQAIEADTRYQHGRYLLRDPPSGGLAAARMCALMTYRQPHSFERRFSRLRGKSNMTSAPNDSQASTLMEEGGEGDIEEDVAKIREPQAQEQYAVQSYLHHHGAKFLTRFDALCYIHLSDKLDSHDVTRDRASWSQDTSSESATLNGVLRHLGKAPNSPRMLVLSVTSDMLYTSAEQKAIHDAVPASELVHIESSEGHDGFLIEYPQIDRAIREFMERLNVSHNSSAL; via the coding sequence ATGTCTGGCTGCTTCGAGATCCCCGGGCCCACGTCGCCGCTCGCCGTCGGACAAAAGCAGCGGTACCTGTGCGTGCCGACGTTTCAAATTGATGCAGGGGATGTGCTGCACAATGTGCCGGTGGCATTCCAGACATGGGGCACGCTGAATCCCGACAAAGACAATGCGATCCTCGCGTGCCATCCGATCTCGGGCAATGCGAACGTCGAGGAGTGGTGGACCCCCCTGTTTGGGCCCGGTCACGTCCTGGATACGTCCAAGTACTTCATCGTGTGCTGTAATGCCATTGGATCTCCATACGGAACGCTGAGTCCCCTCACGCGCAAGGGCGGTGAGGACGTCTCTGGCGGGACGTGGAAGTGCAGTCCGCATGTGCATGCCCCCGACGAGCAGACGGAACAGCTATGGTGGGGTCCTGATCTGCCAAAGACGACGATAcgcgacgacgtgcgcctgcaAAAGCACGTCCTCGACTTTCTGGGTGTCGAGCAACTGGCGTGTGTCATGGGCGGCTCGATGggcggcgccacgtcgcTCGAGTGGCCGTTGTGCTTCCCCGTACGCTTTCCGTCATCCCCAGACGCCCTCGTCACCATGGCACCCGAGCAGAAGCCTTacgtgcgctcgatcgtGGTGCTGGCGGCATCGGCGCGGCACTCGGCATGGTGCATTGCATGGTGCGAAATCCAACGGCAGGCGATCGAGGCCGACACGCGATACCAACACGGCCGCTACCTCCTGCGCGATCCTCCGAGTGGTGGCTTGGCCGCGGCGCGTATGTGTGCGCTCATGACGTATCGCCAGCCCCACAGCTTCGAGCGCCGATTCAGTCGGCTGCGTGGCAAGTCAAAcatgacgagcgcgccgaaCGACTCGCAGGCGTCGACGTTGATGGAAGAAGGCGGCGAGGGTGACATTGAGGAAGACGTGGCCAAGATTCGCGAGCCACAGGCTCAGGAGCAGTATGCCGTGCAGTCGTACCTGCACCACCACGGCGCCAAGTTTTTGACGCGCTTTGATGCCCTCTGCTACATCCATCTTTCTGACAAGCTTGACTCGCATGATGTGACGCGCGACCGTGCATCGTGGTCGCAGGACACTTCGAGCGAATCGGCCACGCTGAACGGCGTGCTCCGTCACCTGGGCAAGGCGCCCAACTCGCCACGTATGCTCGTCTTATCGGTGACGTCTGACATGCTGTACACGTCTGCCGAGCAAAAGGCGATtcacgacgccgtgccagcCTCGGAACTCGTCCACATCGAGTCGTCCGAAGGTCACGACGGTTTCCTGATCGAGTACCCCCAAATCGACCGTGCCATTCGCGAATTTATGGAGCGCCTCAACGTGTCCCATAACTCCTCGGCGCTCTAG
- a CDS encoding short-chain dehydrogenase reductase, producing MSDVRGPVTLDVVLRALDQIPFSWPFVGILPLLALVYERRGAESWSGLVFPWPTVSEWHDVLMVRHPFVVGCIIFILLRYTSMHMSRLALNLGEPRPDKPDWKEDVIVITGGSMGIGKELVQILSREHKARMAVLDVLEPTYAAASHGAPDILYIRTDVTSEQAVAQAQAQIIERFGRSPSYVVSCAGVAPAGALLTSPVKMFTRAFDINAAANVVLAQAFLPAMISNNHGHFMTVASSASYFSLPNLCAYSMSKTAALAFLESLRAELRAVYKACRVRTSVVTPTKVRTVLAEGLNEGDDDFLMPVLEPIQVARAMADTLNSGLSRNISLPLGSALLPYLRALPEWYRGALRAMGNTDALVTPESISRGQQALRGHQSNLDHMKKLGVHS from the coding sequence ATGTCCGACGTCCGTGGGCCTGTCACGCTGGATGTGGTCCTACGGGCCCTGGATCAGATTCCATTCTCGTGGCCATTCGTAGGGATTCTGCCGCTTCTGGCGCTCGTGTATGAgagacgcggcgccgagtCGTGGTCGGGACTCGTGTTTCCCTGGCCCACCGTGTCGGAAtggcacgacgtgctcatGGTGCGTCACCCATTCGTGGTGGGCTGCATCATTTTCATTCTTCTCAGATACACGAGTATGCACATGTCGCGCCTTGCTCTGAATCTCGGGGAGCCCAGGCCAGACAAGCCCGACTGGAAGGAAGATGTCATTGTGATTACGGGGGGCTCTATGGGCATTGGCAAGGAGCTAGTTCAGATTCTGTCGCGTGAGCACAAGGCCCGGATGGCCGTGCTTGATGTGCTTGAGCCGACCTacgccgctgcgtctcACGGTGCTCCGGATATTTTGTACATACGCACGGACGTGACGAGCGAACAGGCGGTGGCTCAGGCTCAGGCTCAGATAATCGAGCGGTTTGGCCGCTCGCCCTCGTATGTCGTGAGTTGCGCTGGCGTCGCACCGGCTGGGGCATTGCTAACGTCGCCTGTCAAGATGTTCACGCGCGCGTTCGACATTAATGCAGCCGCGAACGTTGTCCTGGCTCAAGCGTTTTTGCCAGCCATGATCAGCAACAACCATGGCCATTTCATGACGGTTGCCAGCTCAGCCTCGTACTTTTCGCTGCCAAATCTGTGTGCCTACTCGATGAGCAAGACCGCGGCTCTCGCGTTCCTCGAGTCGCTCCGCGCCGAGCTTCGTGCCGTATACAAAGCGTGTCGCGTTCGCACATCGGTCGTCACGCCGACCAAAGTCCGCACGGTCCTTGCTGAGGGCTTGAATGAGGGTGATGACGACTTCTTGATGCCGGTGCTGGAGCCGATTCAGGTCGCccgcgccatggccgatACGCTGAATAGCGGGCTGAGCCGCAATATTTCGCTGCCTCTGGGCTCGGCATTGCTGCCTTACCTGCGCGCCCTGCCTGAATGGTACCGCGGCGCACTGCGTGCCATGGGCAACACGGACGCGCTGGTCACACCCGAGTCTATCTCACGTGGCCAGCAAGCTCTTCGGGGCCATCAGAGCAATCTGGACCACATGAAAAAGTTGGGCGTACATAGCTAA
- a CDS encoding cytochrome c oxidase subunit 6a, whose protein sequence is MLALRTMIPRAAALRAAVKPSMRRYNSSLTPNPEAAKEFIEQRQHAFEHAGKSAELWRKISLYVLIPGAVVLGAYMYKIESEHHAHHEHILEENDGQLPERPDYEYVNMKSRNFPWGQQSLFFNPKVNYPAPEM, encoded by the coding sequence ATGCTCGCTCTCCGTACCATGATCccccgcgccgctgcactGCGTGCGGCTGTTAAGCCTTCGATGCGCCGCTACAACTCGTCGCTCACGCCTAACCCCGAAGCTGCGAAGGAATtcatcgagcagcgccagcacgcCTTTGAGCACGCCGGCAAGTCGGCTGAGCTGTGGCGCAAGATTAGTCTGTATGTGCTGATCCCGGGCGCTGTTGTCCTGGGTGCCTACATGTACAAGATTGAGTCGGAGCACCACGCGCACCACGAGCACATTCTCGAGGAGAACGATGGCCAGCTGCCCGAGCGCCCCGACTACGAATACGTGAACATGAAGAGCAGGAACTTCCCATGGGGTCAACAGTCGCTCTTCTTCAACCCCAAGGTCAACTACCCGGCCCCTGAGATGTAG